The window GCGAGCcccggtcctccgccgcctgcCGCTCTAGCACCCCCACGGTGGGCTTCGCTGCAGGCCAGCAGCACCTCACGGCGGGCTTCGCTGCAGGCCAGCGCACCTGCGCGTCACTTCGTCGAGCCGCACCTGCGCGTCGCCTCGTCGAACCGCAGGTTCAAGCCGCACCTTCGCTGCAGGCGAGCCGCAGGTTCAAGCCGTCACCTGCGCGTCACCTCGTCGAGCCGCAGGCTCATCTACAGATCCAACCCAACTTCTCCACCATGTaaccctccctccctccctccctctctgtgccctaattttttaatctattttcccctatttttttttctttttctttatctctttAAATTAACTGGGGAATCATCCCACTATCCAGATCTACGAGGTGTCATCGTCGTGGTGGAAATCACTGAGAAATCGCTGAAGAATCGTAGGTTGCTGAATTTGGGGTAGTAAAAATTACTAAATCACTCCACTCTACTCTactctttaatattttgtagGTTGCTAAATTGGGGTAGTAAAAATTACTAAATCACTCTACTCTTTAATATTTTGCctcagtttttattttttttctaat of the Ananas comosus cultivar F153 unplaced genomic scaffold, ASM154086v1, whole genome shotgun sequence genome contains:
- the LOC109704463 gene encoding serine/arginine repetitive matrix protein 1-like; this translates as MVYMVSITFLSLSTFPWLFVPSAPSTCGSSKPRASPSPAPPPSPAPPPSPVPPPSSSEASPGPPPPAALAPPRWASLQASSTSRRASLQASAPARHFVEPHLRVASSNRRFKPHLRCRRAAGSSRHLRVTSSSRRLIYRSNPTSPPYLRGVIVVVEITEKSLKNRRLLNWGSKNY